TCGGACTTCATCTTGAAGGATCCGTGAAATATTTAACTGTTGTAAGCAAAAAATGTTAACGCTTAATCTATGAGCAATATTATTAAGTGGATTTTCTGGATTGGAAATGTGAAGAGGGATGTTGAgccatttttcaaacttttattctaAAACATGTTAAGCattattactaatattattttgtttttacttttgtgttattttgaattttgactacTTCCAAATCATGGAATGCTTTCAAATCTCATAAACTAGTTCACTAGTTGAGTTCCAGTGTTTATTCCCACAATTCCATTCTAATGACATATAACAATGTGGCGTTTAATgggtaaataaaaagaaaatacctacaaacaagatatatatatataagaagaagaaataaaaagaatataTGCGATTTATTCATTACATGTTTTCTAATTAACATATACATGAATTAttatacatttcaaaaaacaaaatcggGTACGTAATatctataaataaataagtaaactataaaaaattaaaaggtataaCCGtctaataagctttttttttaaaaaatcacacccATCTTGCAATTGTTTGTTAGGGACTGCATTTTTGTAGGACTAAGAAATGGTGGTTAATATACATTCACTTATCGACACACAATCTTAATATTGCGTAACATAAACTGTCCTTAATAGAAtcttaattaattttattgcGTCTTAAATAAGGGATTTATATCATGCTGCTTACAAGTAATAATATAATactgttcgtgtgtgtgtgtgttttttttactagaagcatttttaaagtaaaaagacACTTCAGATTGCCTTTTTCCAGGTGCTGAGTATAGAACTATGCTTCTTACTAATGTAAAAACTGTGCTCTATTGCTGATTAGTATCATTCAGTTTATCGATTTCTAATCACATTCAAAATTAGGATGATTCAACTTGCTCAAAACTTGTTCTTCAATTTATCATGATGCAGTTTACTCATTTTTAATCATTCATTCAATTAGTATGTTACAAATTGAAACCTATACAGGGCACAAATTCATGATACTTTTCAATCCTTTATGATCGGAATTTTGCCTTAAAAGTCAAGTTTCTTCTTTATCGTATTTCGCCTTTAGCtttaaaaaacaacaataaaaatatcgCAGATATGCAGTGGCAGACATAGCAATTtgtaaaaaatgtgaatttttgcgAGTGGTGCAGTATATGTATACGACCTCTGACAGTAAAGTTCGGTGAATGAAGTCAAAATGGCTGAACTAGCAACACTGGTGAAGCAAAATGCggcaccgcccccccccccctccgttgtTTAGTTGAGCGTCGTTTGCGTTCCATATAAGTCTTGTTTTAGAAAGTGCTTGTTCTGTGCGTTGGGTTTTAACTGAGAAcaggaaaataaatgaacaattagTTAAAGTGTTGTATTAACTTCATATAAAGTTTTGTATTAAATGAGGACCGACACCGAAAGACGCATCCGCCATACTCGCCAGATCATAATCCTCCAGACTTCTTCCTATTTCCGCGACTCAAACTCGCTTTGAAAGAAAAGAGATTTGATGATATTCCTGACTTTCAACGAAACGTGACGAGGCTCCTTTTGAACTCCATCCTAAAATAAGACTTGCAAAGTTTCTTAGACATGTATAGCAGATCTCATCGGGGCATAGTTGTGGGAGGTCACTATTTCGAAGGACAGTCAGATAACTTTCGTTAATATTTCATTTACCTTAATGTTATAGAACTATTCACGGAACTTTATTGTCAGATGTTGTATAGATTATAATTTTGTTGCTTAATTAATATTAAGCAAGAGCAGAAATTCTTAAGTTATTCATTTGGCATCAATATTTGCGTTAATTCAGTTTGACACTGTGATTATCACACTTGTGGCGCCTTCAGCGATTTGAATTAAAAACGGACGAGTCAAATGGGTAAATTATTAGCAGATCGTTGTTATTCCAATGACTTATAATCATCGTATTTTGGTGGAGGAGAACTGTCAACAACTGGTTCAAGCTTAACAACCGGGTATTTTATTGCTGTAGAGTTGGTTAAATCGCTGGTGACGACTGAAGCATAATCAGGTGGATCATCCATCGAATTTGTCCTTGGAGGTGGATCTGGGTTTTCATGAACTGTTGCAAAAGTAATAACATGCTGTGTTTCCTCCGGTGATAAGATAAATGAATTACTGCTGCTTCTGGGGGATGTAAAACCTCGGTTGTTATTCCTTTGGCTGGAGGACGCTAGACGAGAGGTCTCTGATCTTGGAGGAGGATGCACTATAGTAGTACTCAGCGATGAAGTTGTTTCTTCTTCAACTGTGCAGCAGTTCTGGTGATAAAGGATAGTGCCAATAATAGCaataaccataaaaataaaaataacgacgacaattattattatattcGGAGAACCGTCAAAATTGCCTGTTAGGTGGGGTGGAACTGTAAACTGTTTCCAACGAGGTGGTCTTGGCGTGAAAAAATGTGGCTTCCAATCATCATAGTTGTATTCTGtgtgaaaaaaagcaaattttagtttcatttttaacagttttttgaagcatattttgtAAGAAATGAAGTAGAACGATTCGCAAATGAACACTCCCCGGTgaatgaacagtttttttttttttttaatgctatgcttCCCCACTAATTAAGGTGGAAGTGTTCATTCATTGggttgtttcacttttttttcatttcaaccccACACAAAGCCTAACGCAGAATCGGAAAGGCtctcccaatttttaaaaaagaaacatagaTCAATTACGCAATTTTTACTGTCATATGTACAAATGctagcaattttattttaaaaaatgctgaatttttgaaatgaaattgctCTTGAGTGTTTATTCACTGGTCAGTCTACCCTATGCAGAGCATATTTTTTTGATTATAGAACTGGTAATTCTTAAATATGactttatattattcattttaaaatccatatttagtttataaaaaaatatttcaattcagacTTTTGAGCACAACTAATGCTTCAGTTCTTGTAAATTAATTAGCACAAGAGGaatacttgcctttttttttagaatactcATGCATAAAGATGTTTTCAAGTAACTTTGTTTTCAACACTAAATTTTTGGgtcagatttattttaaaattgtaggtTATATAGGTTCTGAAATTTGACCAGGTAGGGTGGGATATATCTTATGattttatgtttgtattaaaaGATTAACTGTGATCTAAGGAAAGATTCCAGAGGTtagtaagattttaaaaaaaaaagctttttttaccgAAAATTTAGTTTTGGCTGTCTAGTTGAGATCTTGCGTTGAAGATGAaacttttgaatctttttttttttttgctttagtgaGAAATAAAGAGatgtttgtttttatgaaaaaaaatctattggtgCATTACacacgttgttttttttttttttttttgttcgttttgtCATTTAACGATTTAAGAGTAATATCgctattaaaaaaatactgcGCTTGCTTGTTTCGTGaagaataaataatattaatgtagagaaaaagaaataaaatatcaaagGACATCGCGCTTTACACGTTGACTTTAGGCGCAACTACGAAAGTTAATTTCTTGTCAAAAAccctaaacatttttattttctatcacaatttaaaagtaataaaattcacCCATAAAGTTGTCCTCTCCCACTCCACTGCACGTACCCGTAAATTTTCTACTGTATCCCACTCCTTTTCAATAGTTAGAAACAGCTTTAGTTACAACATGAATAATTATCCactaagaaataaagaaataaatatcttaGTGCAGAGAACTAAAAGGAAATATTACACCATTAAATAGCGAAAAATTGCAGAGATCTGCATAAATGGGTTTTGAGTTACAAGAGACCCCCTTTTCCATGTAAAAGAAGTGAAACTGTGGATCAAAAGATATCCAACAAAAGCAGTGTCTGCAATCAGTTATCTACAATTTTGTGCGAATTAacgttgaaatatttatttttattaatcaacAACTGTTACGTTTTCATCAACCTCGTGCACAAATGGATCAATAACTTTAGATGCTTCGACGCCACTTTTTTGTTAGGTTACATGTTCATACGCTAttccttttgatttggtttgtttAGCTTTTTTTCTTATGGGGTGATCCTGGCCTTTTTCCAAAAGAAATTTAAACACAGTTTTATGCTGCCATGGGAAAGTAAAGTGCAGTAACTgaaaaatttcctttcttttgttttgcatttttgtcatctaccgCACTTGAGATTGATTGTACAAgcttttttatttggtttccgctgaaaataaagcacgaaaaaaaaacgtcatttttcaacatttccctattgttagcataTAATCCACaacgagtttcttcaaatatctcaaagtctcatttctgcagatactgcgctttaccttctaAGGGCAGTATACAAGTTAATAACGATAACCACTACAATAAAATCACTTTTATTAATAGCAAAGCTGAAATTTGCCTGCGGTTTTTTCTACTAGGAAACGTTTATTACACTAATGGTAATGAAATACAATTTATGTGTGAAACATAGATAAGTTTCTATCAAAATGAAACTTCTGTTATACATGTGGTTCTTAGAGCAATACGTTTTACATGTTTGAAAGACGCATGTTCAAATAATTTACGCTGTAAGCAGGCCTTTTAAATCCATTCAACAAGAAATTTCTATACAAATGATCTGTTTACTCATTTGTTGTAACAAGCTTATGAAGAATTGCACTGCTATCGAAATAACTAATTCTGAGTTAATGTTTTATCCATTCAGCATGCGTTACAGAGCTAAATTTAACCAACCAAAAAGTGCAGGACCccttaaaatctttgaaaaatatattcaggggctctccgatgggaggtcacgttAGGttactgtgacttcccaaaattGTCTTTATTTTAGCTAAATTTCTTTGGCAATTCGGAGAAGTTGGAGACAGTATTGCTATCTTATGTTATGATATTGCTTATTGCCACATCATCAGGGGTGCCCCGACGGGAGGTCACAGCtacctcccaaaaatgtctttattcgaaaaaaattctCTGACAATTCAGAGACGTTGGTAGCTTTATTgcaatattacttaaaaaaattttttactcctattttatcattcggtaaaattcctGTCAAGGCCAAATGAATTCCCACTCTCCACTATTCTCCCCTCTGGTAGTCATGTTTATGGCACTATGAACTTCTCCCCTGCGTTTTTTCTGCAAATGTTATGTGGTGCAGAATATACTCGGCGGAAAAGTTTATAGTATAACCATGACAACCAGAAGGGGAAAAGGGTGGAGAGTGGGAAAGTTATTTGGCTTTGACACGCCGATTCTCATTacgtaaactaaaaaaaaaaaacaccaacgaTTTTGCAACAAATGATATTATAACATGCCTAAAGTGAGAGAACAtataaaagaaaacgaaaagcattaatttcaaaacaataataaaatgtgTAATTATGAAATGCattacaaattgaaaaattatcgcGCACCTAACTTTCACTCCTGAAATATGATGCATTTAATCATGCGTGATCACAGCTTACTATCTctgtattattttaaataacttttttcaaaacttttattcattcaataaaaaaaaaaaaaaaacaaagttcatgttctataaaattaatttaaaagaag
This sequence is a window from Uloborus diversus isolate 005 chromosome 10, Udiv.v.3.1, whole genome shotgun sequence. Protein-coding genes within it:
- the LOC129231753 gene encoding uncharacterized protein LOC129231753 isoform X2, yielding MFCKYLTLHILTISVINCLFLQCGAEVDAKYNYDDWKPHFFTPRPPRWKQFTVPPHLTGNFDGSPNIIIIVVVIFIFMVIAIIGTILYHQNCCTVEEETTSSLSTTIVHPPPRSETSRLASSSQRNNNRGFTSPRSSSNSFILSPEETQHVITFATVHENPDPPPRTNSMDDPPDYASVVTSDLTNSTAIKYPVVKLEPVVDSSPPPKYDDYKSLE